CTTCAAAGGATAAGTTGCAAAAAAATCATCAGGCTTTTGAGCCTAATTTTGCCATCTTTGAGCAAAATAAACAGATTGATAAGGATTCAGATAGCCTCAATGGCTCCTTAAATTAACGAAACTCCAGCTATGTAAACTTCCAGTTAATAACCATTATACCAAAAAAATTAAAAGTTTGTTGTCAAGCTGGTCTAACCTGTTGAGAGACATTTTGTTTTGTAATCTCTTTAACTTTCTTTTCCTGTTCGTAATATTCTGAAGTCAGTTGCATATTCTCAATTTCTCCAAGAGGGTCAGCCAAAGTTTTCGCTACCTCAACGCATTTTTTGCCTTTAATCCCTTTAATATGATATGTGATGTAACCATCTTCCGTGATTAATATCTCTATATCTTGTTTTTCTGCCATTTTGATTATACCCACTTACTTTTTCTCAACCAGGGATGGTTGTACTGTCGTGTTGAGTAAGTTTTGCACGGCGTATCATCAGATTTCATAACCTGCAAACGGATAATTGGTAACTGGTAACTGGTAATTGGTAACTGGTAATTGGTAACTGGTAATTGGTAACTGGTAACTGGTAATTGGTAACTGGTGATTGGTAATTGGTAACTGGTTAAATAGTTTCGTCATGATATCAGCCAAACGATATTTATACTTTAGAGAGGCATATTTTGTGATTTCCTGTTACTATCAACTCAGGTTATCGGTTATCGGTTATCGGTAAAGAGCAAGCAGTAGCCTGCTATCTCAAATTACCGATTACTGATTACCTGATTACCGATTACCGATTACTTTAAATAATCACAATTTATACCCCACTGGAGTATACCAGTTACCAATCACCAGTTACCAGAATCAAATTCCGTGCGTTATTTGTTCAACACGACACTACTTTATATCCACCTTCTGGCGATAAGTTTAAGAGTGTTTTTTTCAACCTTTTTTTCTTCAACTAATTGATAGCCTTGTTTTTTTAACTCCTGAATGACCACATTGTAGGCATAATGTTGTTTTATTTTGTTAATGTACATCTGTTGTTTTCTTAATTGTTCCGCGGTCAAGCCAGTAGAATCAGCAATAATTTTATAAGTGCCGTCATTTTGTTTCTGAAAACCAATCTGACGATTATTTTCGTCCTTGACAATGACCTCAACATTATGAATTTTGCCGTCAGTAGTCTGCATTTTTAGATTCTCCATCT
The nucleotide sequence above comes from bacterium. Encoded proteins:
- a CDS encoding alpha/beta hydrolase, which produces MADIMTKLFNQLPITNHQLPITSYQLPITSYQLPVTNYQLPVTNYPFAGYEI
- a CDS encoding DUF1257 domain-containing protein; this encodes MSSHGGIIVYFIRNVAQLIETIKDLQLTYQQMENLKMQTTDGKIHNVEVIVKDENNRQIGFQKQNDGTYKIIADSTGLTAEQLRKQQMYINKIKQHYAYNVVIQELKKQGYQLVEEKKVEKNTLKLIARRWI
- a CDS encoding DUF2997 domain-containing protein, with the protein product MAEKQDIEILITEDGYITYHIKGIKGKKCVEVAKTLADPLGEIENMQLTSEYYEQEKKVKEITKQNVSQQVRPA